The Gloeocapsopsis sp. IPPAS B-1203 genome contains a region encoding:
- the atpA gene encoding F0F1 ATP synthase subunit alpha, which translates to MISIRPDEISSIIQQQIEQYDQEVKVANVGTVLQVGDGIARIYGLEKAMASELLEFEDGTVGVALNLEEDNVGAVLIGEGREIQEGSSVTATGKIAQVPVGEAMIGRVIDALGRPIDGKGDIQTSESRLIESPAPGIVERRSVYEPMQTGITAIDAMIPIGRGQRELIIGDRQTGKTAIAVDTILNQKGGDVVCVYVAIGQKASTVANVVNVLQERGAMNYTVVVAANANDPAPLQWLAPYVGASVAEYFMYKGRATLVIYDDLSKQAQAYRQMSLLLRRPPGREAYPGDVFYLHSRLLERAAKLSDDLGGGSMTALPIIETQAGDVSAYIPTNVISITDGQIFLSADLFNSGIRPAINPGISVSRVGSAAQTKAMKKVAGKLKLELAQFDDLQAFAQFASDLDKATQDQLARGERLRELLKQPQYSPLAVYEQVALLYAGINGYLDDIAADKVTTFTKGLRDYLKTGKPQFGEIVQKERQLTEDAEKLLKEALTEYKQTFLAAA; encoded by the coding sequence ATGATCAGCATTAGACCTGACGAAATCAGCAGCATAATTCAACAGCAAATTGAGCAGTATGACCAAGAAGTTAAAGTAGCTAACGTTGGTACTGTACTGCAAGTAGGAGATGGTATTGCTCGGATTTATGGCTTGGAAAAAGCCATGGCAAGTGAACTATTAGAATTTGAAGATGGTACTGTTGGCGTTGCGCTGAACCTAGAGGAAGATAACGTAGGTGCAGTGCTTATTGGAGAAGGTCGCGAAATTCAAGAAGGTAGCTCCGTAACCGCAACTGGAAAAATCGCTCAGGTACCAGTAGGAGAAGCCATGATTGGGCGCGTCATTGACGCTTTAGGTCGTCCCATTGATGGTAAGGGAGATATTCAAACCTCTGAAAGCCGCCTGATTGAATCTCCTGCACCAGGAATTGTGGAACGCCGTTCAGTCTATGAACCAATGCAAACGGGAATTACTGCAATTGATGCCATGATTCCCATTGGTAGAGGACAGCGCGAATTGATCATCGGCGATCGCCAAACAGGAAAAACCGCAATTGCTGTAGATACAATTCTTAACCAGAAAGGCGGTGACGTTGTTTGCGTATATGTTGCCATTGGTCAGAAAGCCTCTACTGTAGCAAATGTCGTCAACGTGCTACAAGAAAGAGGTGCAATGAATTATACTGTCGTCGTTGCGGCAAACGCCAATGATCCAGCCCCACTGCAGTGGTTAGCTCCGTATGTTGGTGCGAGTGTGGCTGAGTACTTCATGTATAAAGGTAGAGCCACACTAGTCATCTACGACGATCTTTCCAAGCAAGCTCAGGCTTATCGTCAAATGTCATTATTACTGCGTCGTCCACCAGGTCGGGAAGCTTATCCAGGAGATGTCTTTTATCTCCACTCGCGGTTACTCGAAAGAGCAGCGAAACTAAGTGACGATCTAGGCGGAGGTAGTATGACAGCACTACCCATTATTGAAACCCAAGCAGGCGACGTATCAGCATACATCCCCACAAACGTTATCTCAATTACAGACGGACAAATTTTCTTGTCTGCTGACTTGTTTAACTCTGGTATTCGTCCAGCAATCAACCCTGGAATTTCTGTATCGCGCGTAGGCTCTGCTGCTCAAACTAAGGCAATGAAAAAAGTTGCTGGTAAACTAAAGCTAGAACTAGCACAGTTTGACGACTTACAAGCTTTCGCACAGTTTGCTTCAGATTTAGATAAGGCAACACAAGACCAGTTAGCCCGTGGCGAGCGCTTGCGCGAATTGTTGAAGCAGCCGCAGTATTCCCCACTAGCAGTCTACGAGCAAGTTGCTTTGTTATATGCCGGAATTAATGGCTATCTTGATGATATCGCTGCAGATAAAGTAACAACTTTTACAAAAGGTCTGCGCGACTACTTGAAAACGGGTAAGCCACAGTTTGGTGAAATAGTTCAAAAAGAGAGACAGTTAACCGAAGATGCAGAAAAGCTGCTTAAAGAAGCACTGACAGAATATAAGCAAACATTCTTGGCAGCTGCCTAA
- a CDS encoding F0F1 ATP synthase subunit gamma — protein sequence MANLKAIRDRIQSVKNTQKITEAMRLVAAARVRRAQEQVTATRPFADRLAQVLYNLQGRLQFEDVDLPLLKKREVQSVGLLVISGDRGLCGSYNTNVIRRAENRAKELKAEGLNYKYVLVGRKANQYFQRRDQPIDATYTGLEQIPTAAEASSIADELLSLFLSESVDRIELVYTKFVSLVSSRPVVQTLLPLDAQGLDADDEIFRLTTRGGEFEVERQKVSTTVRSFPRDMLFEQDPVQILDALLPLYLNNQLLRALQESAASELAARMTAMNNASDNASELIDTLTLSYNKARQAAITQEILEVVGGAQALG from the coding sequence ATGGCTAACTTAAAAGCAATTCGCGATCGCATCCAGTCGGTCAAGAACACTCAAAAAATTACTGAAGCCATGCGTCTAGTGGCTGCAGCACGCGTACGCCGTGCCCAAGAACAAGTAACGGCAACTCGTCCTTTTGCAGATCGCTTGGCACAAGTACTCTACAACCTACAAGGTCGATTGCAGTTTGAAGATGTCGATTTACCTTTACTGAAAAAGCGGGAAGTCCAATCAGTAGGGCTGTTAGTTATCTCAGGCGATCGCGGTTTATGCGGTTCTTATAATACTAATGTTATCCGCCGTGCAGAAAATCGTGCGAAAGAGTTGAAAGCAGAAGGTCTAAACTACAAATACGTTTTAGTAGGACGTAAAGCCAATCAGTACTTTCAACGTCGCGACCAACCAATTGACGCTACCTATACAGGCTTAGAGCAAATTCCTACTGCCGCTGAAGCTTCTAGCATAGCTGATGAACTTCTTTCTCTATTTTTATCAGAAAGTGTAGACCGGATTGAGCTAGTTTATACTAAATTTGTTTCATTGGTAAGTTCTAGACCAGTTGTGCAAACCTTACTACCGCTTGACGCTCAAGGTCTAGATGCTGATGATGAAATTTTTCGTTTAACTACTCGCGGTGGCGAATTTGAAGTTGAACGTCAAAAAGTAAGTACTACCGTCCGCAGCTTTCCACGAGATATGCTCTTTGAGCAAGATCCTGTCCAAATTCTAGATGCACTATTGCCTCTATACCTGAACAACCAACTTTTGCGCGCACTGCAAGAATCAGCAGCCAGTGAACTTGCAGCAAGAATGACAGCAATGAATAATGCCAGCGATAATGCTAGTGAATTAATTGACACTCTCACGCTGTCTTACAACAAAGCACGGCAAGCTGCAATTACCCAAGAAATTCTTGAAGTGGTTGGCGGTGCCCAAGCACTTGGTTAG
- a CDS encoding sulfurtransferase yields MEVKPLISPSELASLSQECVVVIDTRAPEEYAVSHIPGAVNLREMFTYLATSTPEGLAELRSQFVELLSAAGICGTERIVIYEDALNTGYGQSCRGYFLLKYFGCPFVSVLHGGYQAWLAAGLPITTEVPVIENKVFTASIDSSMMVTTAQMLQALDNPAVIKLDVRDADEWRGESSSPYGVDFCPRKGRIPGAVWIEWYQMMEPNSEIPMFRSTDEIMAMCQEVGITPDSTVYIYCFKGSRASNTLIALKEAGVKDVRNYFASWNEWSRDGSLPIETGEPSDRKIPASV; encoded by the coding sequence ATGGAAGTTAAACCTCTGATTTCTCCTTCAGAACTTGCAAGTCTTTCACAAGAATGTGTTGTCGTGATAGATACTCGCGCACCTGAAGAGTATGCTGTTTCTCACATTCCTGGTGCAGTTAATCTGCGAGAGATGTTTACTTACCTAGCAACTTCTACACCTGAAGGATTAGCTGAGTTGCGATCGCAATTTGTAGAACTTCTGAGTGCAGCAGGAATCTGTGGTACAGAACGCATTGTCATATATGAAGATGCCTTAAATACTGGATACGGGCAATCTTGTCGCGGTTATTTTTTACTAAAGTACTTTGGCTGTCCTTTTGTCTCTGTGTTACATGGTGGTTATCAAGCTTGGCTAGCAGCAGGTTTACCAATTACAACAGAAGTTCCTGTAATTGAAAACAAAGTTTTCACAGCCAGTATTGATTCTTCAATGATGGTAACTACTGCGCAAATGCTGCAAGCACTAGACAATCCAGCAGTTATTAAACTTGACGTTAGAGATGCCGATGAATGGCGAGGAGAAAGTTCTTCTCCGTATGGTGTAGATTTTTGTCCGCGTAAAGGTAGAATCCCTGGGGCAGTTTGGATCGAGTGGTATCAGATGATGGAGCCAAATTCTGAAATACCAATGTTTCGCTCTACCGATGAAATTATGGCAATGTGTCAAGAGGTTGGTATTACACCTGATTCTACAGTATACATTTATTGCTTTAAAGGTTCGCGAGCTTCTAATACACTCATTGCACTAAAGGAAGCTGGAGTCAAGGATGTGCGCAATTATTTTGCCTCTTGGAATGAATGGTCGCGCGATGGATCATTACCAATTGAGACAGGAGAACCGAGCGATCGCAAGATTCCTGCATCAGTTTAA
- a CDS encoding OsmC family protein: MTETTLTTQLKSPLRPISKEGLEKLAASAKANPDVVKSLKVKTVCEGQFRNLTYVRDLPAHVIDEPPTLLGQDTAPNPSEAVLACLGSCLSVGIHANAAMRGITLTKLELELEGDINITGVWGIGDLSDKRLGFTDIRVKVELDGDASREELEELVAHANVWSPVANTLRLPVNMEVTLA, from the coding sequence ATGACTGAAACTACACTGACAACACAACTTAAATCTCCACTACGTCCAATTAGCAAAGAGGGCTTAGAAAAACTCGCTGCTAGTGCCAAAGCAAACCCAGATGTTGTTAAGTCCCTCAAGGTCAAGACAGTTTGCGAAGGACAGTTTCGCAATCTAACTTACGTACGTGATTTACCTGCACACGTTATTGACGAACCACCAACTTTATTAGGACAAGACACAGCACCCAATCCTTCTGAAGCCGTACTAGCTTGCCTAGGTTCCTGTCTATCGGTTGGAATCCATGCTAATGCAGCCATGCGTGGTATTACCTTGACAAAGTTGGAATTGGAACTTGAGGGAGATATCAATATTACAGGTGTTTGGGGAATTGGTGACTTGTCAGACAAGCGGTTGGGATTTACAGATATTCGAGTCAAAGTTGAACTAGACGGTGATGCTAGTCGTGAAGAGTTAGAGGAACTTGTTGCTCATGCTAATGTCTGGTCGCCAGTTGCTAATACACTCAGGCTTCCTGTCAATATGGAAGTTACTCTGGCGTAG
- a CDS encoding acyl-CoA dehydrogenase family protein encodes MHSHIHTVKDLLVENTPLPDSNSDAIAQSIQNLINLELKPRVKDIDEKGEYPKAFLQNLGAIGGFGQSVPKQYGGAGHQGLKFPVQMIEAISQECLNTGFITWCQFACTWYLQNSDNEYLLRNVLPKVASAQIIAGTGLSNPMKHFAGIEKIALVAQRKKGGYLINGTLPWVSNIGAEHYFAIAAQIINSNDYLMAIVTDSFPGLTLRCNSHFIALEGSNTYACIFKDVFVPDTFVLAAPCEEYVEQIRAGFVLTQVGMGLGLVSSCIELMQEANKRLAHVNCFLDDCVEDLENELESLRLHTYILATEIQSPESIRNDFFKKVVQARATASELALRAAQSAMLHLGAKAYLEGSTVSRKLREAYFVAIVTPALKHLKKVLSQMTDTAV; translated from the coding sequence ATGCATTCCCATATTCATACGGTTAAAGATTTGCTAGTTGAAAATACGCCATTACCAGACTCAAATAGTGATGCGATCGCTCAAAGTATTCAAAATCTCATTAACTTAGAATTAAAGCCTAGAGTCAAAGATATTGATGAGAAAGGTGAATATCCAAAAGCGTTTTTACAAAACCTTGGTGCGATTGGTGGATTTGGGCAAAGTGTTCCCAAACAATACGGTGGTGCTGGACATCAAGGGCTAAAATTTCCGGTACAGATGATTGAGGCAATTTCTCAAGAATGCCTAAACACAGGGTTTATTACTTGGTGTCAGTTTGCCTGTACGTGGTATCTACAAAATAGTGATAATGAATACTTGCTAAGAAACGTTTTACCCAAAGTAGCAAGCGCACAAATCATAGCAGGTACAGGGTTATCTAACCCCATGAAGCATTTTGCTGGAATTGAGAAAATTGCTTTAGTTGCGCAGCGTAAGAAAGGTGGATATTTAATTAATGGTACTTTACCCTGGGTATCCAATATTGGTGCAGAGCATTACTTTGCGATCGCAGCTCAAATAATTAATTCTAATGACTACTTAATGGCAATTGTTACTGACAGTTTCCCAGGATTAACTTTACGTTGCAATTCTCATTTTATTGCCTTAGAAGGTAGCAATACTTACGCCTGTATTTTCAAAGATGTTTTTGTACCTGATACATTTGTTTTAGCAGCACCTTGTGAAGAGTATGTTGAACAAATTAGAGCTGGTTTCGTTTTAACTCAGGTAGGAATGGGTTTAGGATTAGTCTCCAGCTGTATTGAGTTGATGCAAGAAGCAAATAAACGTCTAGCTCATGTCAATTGTTTTCTTGATGATTGCGTAGAAGATTTAGAAAATGAACTTGAATCTCTACGCTTACATACTTATATCTTGGCAACAGAGATACAGTCACCTGAATCTATCCGAAATGATTTCTTTAAAAAAGTTGTCCAAGCTCGTGCAACAGCCTCAGAACTTGCTTTACGTGCTGCGCAATCTGCAATGTTACATTTAGGTGCTAAAGCTTATTTAGAAGGTAGCACCGTTTCTAGAAAGCTGCGAGAAGCTTATTTTGTAGCAATTGTAACTCCTGCATTAAAGCATTTAAAAAAGGTTTTGTCTCAGATGACAGATACTGCTGTTTAA
- a CDS encoding CmpA/NrtA family ABC transporter substrate-binding protein — translation MEGMPQDPVDLVADLIAMGQYEPETLKIAEKNIYAELRQALVQQILAKAEPRQQQICNELIKQAGGLEEAFAAAFGSHATGFFNDTLRASKFRRRDFLIKVAATAAIVTLASCAGENNSNTSQSSLEEASTPGNLEKTDLNIGFIPIACATPIVISEPLGFYQKHGLNVTLRKMPNWAAVRESAIAGELDAYHMLSPMPIAVTLGLGSTTFPIQLASIENINGQSIAVALKHRDKIQGPADFKGMTIAVPFPYSMHNLLLRYYLASGGLNPDTDVAIQIVPPPDSVAQMSAGQIDAFLMPDNFGQRAVFEGIGYIHTLTKDLWDGHPCCAFAASQQWIDAHPNTFRAVNKAIIDGAAHANAAENRTEIAKVLSERRYLNQPEPVLQAVMTGNFEDGLGNTLNVPDRVGFDPYPWKSFAKWISSQLVRWDLMPTEKADYPQIAEQIYMTDLARELAQELGQNPPNEETRVENLKFDTFDPANPAAYLEQQNQKFNV, via the coding sequence ATGGAAGGAATGCCTCAAGATCCAGTAGATTTAGTTGCAGATCTAATTGCAATGGGGCAATACGAACCTGAAACGTTAAAAATAGCTGAAAAAAATATTTATGCAGAACTCAGACAAGCTTTAGTACAACAAATACTCGCTAAAGCTGAACCAAGACAGCAGCAAATATGTAACGAACTAATCAAACAAGCAGGAGGACTAGAAGAAGCATTCGCAGCTGCATTTGGTTCTCATGCAACAGGCTTTTTTAATGATACTTTGCGAGCGAGTAAATTTCGGCGCAGAGATTTTTTAATCAAAGTGGCAGCAACAGCAGCGATTGTGACGCTAGCAAGCTGTGCGGGCGAGAATAATAGTAATACTTCACAATCATCACTAGAAGAAGCAAGCACTCCTGGAAACTTAGAAAAAACAGATTTAAATATTGGTTTTATTCCAATTGCCTGTGCAACTCCGATTGTCATTTCAGAACCCTTAGGCTTTTATCAAAAGCATGGCTTAAACGTAACCTTGCGGAAAATGCCTAACTGGGCAGCAGTAAGAGAGTCAGCGATCGCAGGTGAACTTGATGCCTATCATATGCTTTCGCCCATGCCAATCGCCGTGACGCTGGGTTTAGGTTCGACAACTTTCCCAATTCAACTTGCAAGCATCGAAAACATTAATGGACAGTCGATTGCTGTTGCTCTTAAACACCGAGACAAAATTCAAGGTCCTGCGGATTTTAAGGGAATGACAATTGCAGTTCCTTTTCCCTATTCAATGCACAACCTACTATTACGCTATTATTTAGCTTCTGGAGGCTTGAATCCAGACACCGATGTTGCTATCCAGATTGTGCCACCACCAGACTCCGTTGCCCAAATGTCAGCAGGGCAGATTGATGCTTTTTTGATGCCTGATAACTTCGGTCAGCGTGCAGTATTTGAAGGCATTGGTTACATCCATACGTTGACAAAAGATCTGTGGGATGGTCATCCTTGTTGTGCTTTTGCTGCTAGCCAACAGTGGATTGATGCGCATCCTAACACCTTCCGCGCAGTCAACAAAGCAATTATTGATGGTGCTGCACACGCCAACGCTGCTGAAAATCGTACAGAAATTGCCAAAGTCTTATCAGAACGTCGCTACCTCAACCAGCCCGAACCTGTGTTGCAAGCAGTGATGACAGGTAACTTTGAAGACGGATTGGGAAATACGTTAAACGTGCCGGATCGCGTGGGGTTTGATCCTTATCCTTGGAAAAGCTTTGCTAAGTGGATCTCCTCGCAGTTAGTGCGCTGGGATTTGATGCCAACTGAGAAAGCCGACTATCCCCAGATTGCCGAACAGATTTACATGACTGATTTAGCAAGAGAACTTGCCCAAGAATTAGGGCAAAATCCTCCGAATGAAGAAACTAGAGTAGAAAATCTGAAGTTTGACACTTTTGATCCAGCAAATCCTGCTGCTTATTTAGAACAACAAAATCAAAAATTCAACGTTTAA
- the ntrB gene encoding nitrate ABC transporter permease, which yields MANSLPQRRKLVPIWNSNLQALALFLVVLIVFLGAWELGVQLNVFSQLVPSASRTLQAFWGWVSDPFFDYGPNDKGIGWHVLASLRRVVTGFLIGSAIAIPLGIVIGLSDVISKAVDPYIQVLKPVSPLAWLPLGLGLLKNSENTALFVIAITSLWPTLINTKFGVSNVDPAVLNVARTLGASRWRTIWKVILPAAAPSIVAGLRISIGIAWLVIVAAEILVGGTGVGYFIWNEWNNLEITSILTAIIVIGLVGLLLDRLFGLLQTWVSFGQR from the coding sequence ATGGCTAATTCACTACCACAACGCCGTAAACTCGTACCTATCTGGAACAGCAACTTACAAGCATTGGCTTTGTTCTTGGTTGTGTTGATTGTGTTTCTGGGCGCTTGGGAATTAGGAGTTCAGTTAAATGTCTTTTCTCAACTAGTGCCATCTGCGAGTAGAACATTACAAGCGTTTTGGGGTTGGGTTTCTGATCCATTCTTCGACTACGGTCCCAATGATAAAGGCATTGGCTGGCACGTCCTGGCAAGTTTGAGAAGGGTTGTGACAGGATTTTTAATTGGTTCTGCGATCGCGATTCCCTTGGGTATTGTAATCGGACTATCTGACGTTATTTCTAAGGCTGTAGATCCCTATATTCAAGTTCTCAAACCAGTTTCTCCTCTTGCATGGCTGCCATTAGGACTCGGCTTGCTCAAAAACTCAGAAAACACTGCTTTATTCGTCATCGCGATTACTAGCCTTTGGCCTACTCTGATTAATACTAAATTTGGAGTGAGCAATGTCGATCCTGCAGTACTTAATGTAGCGCGTACCTTGGGCGCTTCGCGCTGGCGAACGATTTGGAAAGTCATTCTCCCTGCAGCTGCACCTAGTATTGTTGCTGGATTACGCATCAGTATTGGAATTGCTTGGTTAGTGATCGTAGCAGCAGAAATTTTGGTTGGCGGAACTGGAGTAGGCTACTTTATTTGGAACGAGTGGAACAACTTAGAAATTACTAGCATTCTTACCGCGATTATTGTTATTGGACTAGTTGGTTTACTGCTAGATCGACTATTTGGATTACTACAAACTTGGGTTTCTTTTGGACAACGATAA
- a CDS encoding ABC transporter ATP-binding protein — MISSHVDPVDISSTSAQLALNHVFKVYPGRQSWQDKLLRRTSPDFVALADINLEVEANTFVSIIGSSGCGKSTLLNIIAGLTPPTRGSIKLNEVEISKPGPDRGVVFQNYALMPWMTVFENIRFAIETVYPHMTIVEQKNIAREYIDLVGLRGAERKHPHELSGGMKQRVGIARALAINPKILLMDEPFGALDALTRGFLQDEVARIWEQQRQTVILITHSIEEALLLSDKIVMMTRGSAARIAEVLDIPFPRPRRRESLDQYAAYHELKAELEMHLSQETRAVEEARIKVKP, encoded by the coding sequence ATGATTTCTTCACACGTTGATCCTGTTGATATTAGCTCTACTTCTGCTCAACTTGCATTGAATCATGTCTTCAAAGTTTATCCTGGACGGCAAAGTTGGCAAGACAAGTTACTACGACGGACTTCACCAGATTTTGTAGCGCTTGCAGACATCAATCTAGAAGTTGAAGCTAACACCTTTGTGTCAATTATTGGTTCATCCGGCTGTGGTAAATCGACTCTACTAAACATTATTGCTGGACTTACCCCACCAACTCGCGGTTCAATCAAACTCAATGAAGTTGAAATTTCTAAACCTGGTCCCGATCGCGGAGTCGTCTTTCAAAACTACGCATTGATGCCATGGATGACTGTTTTTGAGAATATTCGCTTTGCCATTGAGACAGTGTATCCACACATGACTATTGTTGAGCAGAAAAACATTGCCCGCGAGTACATTGATTTAGTAGGGCTACGCGGTGCTGAACGTAAGCATCCTCACGAACTATCAGGAGGTATGAAACAAAGGGTAGGTATTGCTCGTGCATTAGCTATTAACCCCAAAATCTTGCTTATGGACGAACCGTTTGGCGCCTTAGATGCACTCACTCGTGGTTTTCTGCAAGACGAAGTTGCTCGAATTTGGGAACAACAGCGACAAACCGTTATTCTCATCACTCATAGTATCGAAGAAGCATTGTTACTCTCTGACAAGATTGTCATGATGACAAGAGGTTCTGCGGCACGAATTGCTGAAGTTTTAGATATTCCTTTTCCACGACCGCGCAGGCGTGAATCCTTAGATCAATACGCAGCCTACCACGAGCTAAAAGCTGAGTTAGAAATGCACTTATCCCAGGAAACTCGTGCTGTGGAGGAAGCACGCATCAAAGTTAAACCTTAA
- the cynS gene encoding cyanase: MSVEIPEITKKLLAAKQAKGISFADLEKAVGRDEVWIATVLYRQASASEDEASKILHALNLSQDLVPELTACPAKGLGPVVPTDPLVYRFYEIMQVYGMPIKEVVHEKFGDGIMSAIDFTLEVEKEEDPKGDRVKVIMNGKFLPYKKW, translated from the coding sequence ATGTCAGTTGAGATTCCTGAAATTACCAAAAAACTACTAGCTGCAAAGCAAGCAAAAGGCATCAGCTTTGCCGATCTCGAAAAGGCTGTTGGACGTGACGAAGTCTGGATTGCTACAGTGCTTTACCGTCAAGCTAGCGCTTCGGAAGATGAAGCAAGTAAAATCCTACACGCCTTAAATCTCAGTCAAGATTTAGTGCCAGAACTTACAGCTTGTCCAGCAAAGGGATTAGGTCCAGTCGTACCTACTGATCCGCTGGTTTATCGCTTCTACGAAATTATGCAAGTTTATGGAATGCCTATCAAAGAGGTAGTGCATGAAAAGTTTGGTGATGGCATCATGAGTGCTATTGATTTCACGCTAGAGGTGGAAAAAGAAGAAGACCCCAAAGGCGATCGCGTCAAAGTGATTATGAATGGCAAATTTTTGCCTTATAAGAAGTGGTGA
- a CDS encoding TetR/AcrR family transcriptional regulator: MVNLKRTREDILSSVGELIHRQGIQSTGLKELFAVSQVSSGSFYNYFESKDELAHALIDFKWNELKAAILIPAMNASEDPIANLFWMIDRLEEKHLTDPNCAGCLLGNLIVDLVAHDSSFQEHLVQVFNEWQNAIAQLLQAGQTQLLPNINPEELAEQLLAMIEGVLLMERLYKQPARLHRGFDNIRCFLRAALY; the protein is encoded by the coding sequence ATGGTCAACCTCAAGCGTACTCGTGAGGACATATTGTCCTCCGTGGGAGAACTGATTCATCGCCAGGGTATTCAATCAACTGGACTGAAGGAACTTTTTGCAGTAAGTCAGGTGTCTTCTGGTAGTTTCTATAACTACTTTGAGTCAAAAGACGAACTTGCTCACGCGCTTATTGACTTTAAATGGAACGAGCTTAAAGCTGCTATCCTCATCCCTGCAATGAATGCTTCTGAAGATCCAATTGCTAACCTCTTTTGGATGATTGATCGCTTAGAAGAAAAGCATCTTACCGATCCTAATTGTGCAGGCTGTCTCTTGGGTAATTTGATCGTTGATTTAGTAGCACACGATAGCTCTTTTCAAGAACATTTAGTTCAGGTTTTTAATGAGTGGCAAAATGCGATCGCACAACTACTACAAGCAGGTCAAACTCAACTTCTGCCAAATATTAACCCTGAAGAATTAGCAGAACAACTGCTCGCGATGATTGAGGGCGTTTTACTGATGGAACGCCTTTACAAACAGCCTGCGCGATTACACCGAGGTTTTGACAATATTCGATGTTTTTTGAGAGCAGCACTTTACTAA
- the proB gene encoding glutamate 5-kinase: MPQTLVVKIGTSSLTQPETGQLALSTIAMLAEVLTQLRRQGHKVVLVSSGAVGVGCARLGLVERPRAIATRQAVAAVGQGRLIRIYDDLFTTLQQPIAQVLLTRSDLMERSRYLNAYNTFQELLSLGVIPIVNENDTVAVEELKFGDNDTLSALVGSLIEADWLFLLTDVDRLYSADPRFVPDAKPIILVENIAQLADLQVGDRGSQWGTGGMLTKVSAARIATAAGVRTAITDGRSPHNIKRILQGEPLGTQFEPQLQPTNARKRWIAYGLIPSGKLYLDSGAITAICQGGKSLLAAGISAVEGEFDSQEAVQLCDQHGNEIARGIVNYSSSELRQIRGQHSREIATILGYEGAETVIHRDNLVLI; encoded by the coding sequence ATGCCACAAACATTGGTTGTCAAAATTGGCACTTCAAGTCTGACACAACCTGAAACAGGTCAATTAGCGCTTTCCACGATCGCTATGTTGGCAGAAGTTTTAACTCAATTGCGACGGCAAGGTCACAAAGTTGTTTTGGTATCATCTGGAGCAGTAGGAGTAGGTTGTGCGCGATTAGGTTTAGTCGAACGTCCACGAGCGATCGCTACAAGACAAGCAGTCGCCGCAGTTGGGCAAGGGCGGTTAATCCGCATATACGACGATTTATTTACAACTTTGCAGCAACCCATAGCACAGGTACTACTCACTCGTAGTGACTTGATGGAACGAAGCCGTTATCTTAATGCTTATAACACTTTTCAGGAACTGCTAAGTTTAGGAGTCATTCCTATCGTTAACGAAAATGACACAGTTGCTGTCGAAGAACTCAAGTTTGGTGATAATGACACGCTGTCTGCATTAGTTGGAAGTTTAATTGAAGCAGATTGGTTATTTTTACTTACAGATGTCGATCGGCTCTATTCTGCCGATCCGCGTTTTGTACCAGACGCTAAACCAATTATTCTGGTTGAAAATATCGCACAGTTAGCTGATCTACAAGTAGGCGATCGCGGTTCGCAATGGGGCACAGGTGGTATGCTTACTAAAGTCTCAGCTGCAAGGATTGCAACTGCTGCGGGTGTTCGTACTGCAATTACTGATGGCAGATCTCCTCATAATATTAAACGAATTTTGCAAGGCGAACCGCTAGGGACACAATTTGAACCACAACTTCAACCAACGAATGCCCGCAAACGCTGGATCGCCTATGGTTTAATTCCCTCTGGTAAGCTTTACCTAGATTCAGGCGCTATTACAGCAATTTGTCAAGGTGGAAAGTCTTTACTAGCGGCAGGAATAAGTGCCGTTGAAGGAGAATTTGATAGCCAAGAAGCAGTGCAGCTATGCGATCAGCATGGTAATGAAATTGCCAGAGGTATTGTTAATTATAGTAGCAGCGAACTCCGGCAAATCCGTGGGCAACACTCTAGAGAAATTGCCACAATTTTAGGATATGAAGGTGCAGAAACTGTCATTCATCGCGATAATCTAGTACTTATTTAG